The segment GTTGAGATTGGCAGGAACAAACTCCCCCTGGAGATAATCGAGCAGGGCGACCAACGGGTCCGAAGGCTCCGTGTTCACGGTCAGGTGAATCACGAAAAAATGAGGCACGTCGCGCGGCAGCATGTCCAGCTTCTGCGCGAGCAGAGAAACCGGACTCTGCCTGCCCTCGATATACGCGTTCGATGTATGCTTGACGAAATACAGATCCATCATCTTGTACGTGTAAATGAACAATTCAGAAGATGATATCGCGAGGTCGCTTGTCCACATGGTCCGGAGCGTATCATCATCGCGATAGTGCGAATGAGGCGCGCCTTGAGAGCAGCAAATCTGCTGGGCGCGAGGCAGGATGTACTTGTCGCGAAACGCACGACCGACCGGCGCGTACCACATGAGGCCGCATTCCATCACGGTGCTCTTGCCGAAGACGCCGAAATAGTCCTCCATGAGCGTAACGCCGCCGGTCCGGCCCGTATCCAGCTCCCCGCAGTTCAAGCAGGGGTCGCCGTACACCTGCGGCAGGCAGGATTCCCAGTCGTAGTACGCCTCTTCCCAAGTCTCGTACTGCGCCACGGCGTCCTCGAACGGAAGGTCAGCTATCTCGTCGGCTCGAATATAGACATCCCAAGTTGTTGGATGGAAATGGTACCCGAGATGCTGACCGCTGTTCTTGAACCACTCAAAGACTTGAGATGCCTGCGGGTCCCGCCCGCTCAGTTCCATATAGTGAACGACAGACACCAAGAAATCACTAAAATACTGATCTGATACAATTCCCCTGGAATCGAGCAGGGTCAGTTCGTTTCGCAGGTTCTCTTTGAACGACTCCCAGAGCGGGAAACCCTCCGTGTCCGTGCAGGGATTGCCTACGGCTTCCTGGTGGTGGATGACGTTGAAATAGATGGGCGCTCTGGCCCCCGGCTCTTTCCGCTTGGCCTGGGCCGGGGGAGTTCCTCCGTTCAGCGCGTGACCGCCCTGCGCGGCCCCCGCGCACGCACTGAGCGCCAACACGATTGAAACCACACGGAAGCAGGCAGTCATGGCACATTCCTCCCAACCGCCGGCATGCGTCCTCACACCCTGATTATACGCCGCGGCTTCTTTGCGCGATAGGGTCTGTTTTTTGATGGTGGCGCAGACCGGTGAAGCAAGTCTGCTGGCGCATGACTGAGGAAAAGGGATAGAATGCGTCCGTTCCCTGCGGACGAGCCAGTTTCACACGTGGGAATAAGCGGGGAATAAATGCGCGGAACGATACTGTTGCAATAAGTGTGCAGGCTGGACCGCGTGGTTGCGGCTCATGGGCCGTACGCGGCGATGCCGGGGGCCAAGACATGAGGTCTGTCCGGAAAGACGGACTTGGCCATGTCTGAATGGTTTGCGGGGTGTCTATGAATCATAAGGATGATGGCGCACAGCCCGGGACAGACCGTGGAGAAGACCAGATGAGTACGAGGCCAGACAATCTGGAAACGGCCCGATACACTGGTACGCGCGTGGAGCGCAGCAACCAGGAAGTCGCGGAACTCGCCAACCGCGAGTATAAATACGGCTGGACCACGGAAATCGAATCGGAAACCCTGGCCAAAGGGTTAAACGAAGACGTCATCAGGCTGATCAGCGGGAAAAAGGGCGAACCGGAATGGATGCTCGAGTGGCGGCTGAAAGCCTACGCGCATTGGCGCAACATGACCGTGCCTCAATGGGCGAAGGTGCGCTACGAAGTCCCCGACTTTCAGGAAATCAGCTACTATTCCGCGCCCAAGGCCCTGCCCGCGAAGAAGAGCCTCGATGAGGTGGACCCGAAGCTGCTGGAAACGTTCGAGAAGCTGGGCATACCCCTTGTCGAGCAGAAACGGCTCTCCGGCGTGGCGGTGGACGCGGTATTCGACAGCGTCAGCGTAGCCACGACGCATAAGGACATTCTCGCGAAGCGGGGCATCATTTTTTGCTCGATTTCGGAGGCGTTGCGCGAGCACGGCGACCTCGTGCGCAAGTATCTCGGCTCCGTGGTGCCCGTGAACGACAACTTTTATGCGGCGCTGAATTCCGCTGTGTTCAGCGACGGTTCTTTCGTCTACGTGCCCAAAGGCGTCAAGTGCCCGATGGACCTGAGTACGTATTTCCGAATTAACGCCGAGAAAACGGGCCAGTTCGAGCGCACGCTAATCATCGCGGAGGAAGGCGCGGAGGTCAGCTACCTTGAGGGTTGCACCGCGCCGATGCGCGACGAGAACCAGCTGCACGCGGCGGTCGTCGAATTGGTCGCGCACCGGGACGCCACGATCCGCTATTCGACCGTGCAGAACTGGTACGCGGGCGACGAGGAAGGCCGGGGCGGCATCTTCAACTTCGTCACGAAGCGCGGCACATGCCTGGGCGCCAACGCGCGCATTTCGTGGACTCAGGTCGAAACCGGCTCGGCCATTACCTGGAAGTACCCGAGCTGCATCCTCAAGGGCGACAACAGCGTTGGCGAGTTCTACTCAGTCGCCATGACCACTGGCCGCCAGCAAGCGGATACCGGCACCAAGATGCTGCACCTGGGCAAGGACACGCGCAGCACGGTGATCTCCAAGACCATTTCCGCGGGCCGCAGCGACAACAGCTACCGCGGCCTCGTGCGCGTGATGCCGAAGGCGGCAAACGCTCGCAACTATACCCAATGCGATTCGCTCCTGCTTGGCAGCACCTGTGGCGCACACACTTTCCCCTATATCGACGTTCGCAACACGACCGCCTCCGTCGAGCACGAGGCGTCCACCTCTAAAATCAGCGAAGACCAGTTGTTCTACTGCCAGACGCGCGCCATCAGCCCCGAAGACGCCATTTCGATGGTTGTAAACGGATTCTGCAAGGAAGTGTTCGACCATTTGCCCATGGAGTTCGCAGTTGAGGCGACCAAGTTGTTGAGCGTCAGCCTCGAAGGGAGTGTCGGATAATGCTTCACATTCGTAATCTGCATGCCTCGGTCGCCGGCAGGGAAATTCTGCGCGGCATCGACCTCAAGGTAAACCCGGGCGAAGTCCATGCGATCATGGGGCCGAACGGTTCGGGCAAGAGCACGCTTGCACAGGTGCTTGCCGGGCACGAAGCGTATGAAGTGGACGAGGCCGCGGGCGGCGTGACGTTCCTGGAGCAGAATCTGCTGGAAATGCCCGCTGAAGAACGCGCGCGCCTAGGTCTCTTCCTCGCGTTCCAGTATCCCGTCGAAATCATGGGCATCACCAACTCGTATTTCCTGCGCGCGGCGCTGAATGAGGTCCGCAAGAGCCGCGGCCTCGAAGAACTTGACCCGATGGATTTCAAGGGATTGCTGGCCGAGAAGATGGCGCTCATCAACATCGATCCGGGTTTTGCGGAGCGCTTCGTCAATCACGGGTTCTCGGGCGGGGAGAAAAAACGCAATGAAATCCTTCAGTTAGCCGTGCTGGAGCCTCGATTGGCGATTCTGGATGAGACCGACTCGGGGCTGGACATAGACGCGCTGCGCATCGTATCGGAAGGCGTCAACAAGTTGCGCTCGCCTAACCGGTCCTTCATCGTGGTCACGCACTACCAGCGGTTGCTCAATTACATCGTGCCGGACTTCGTGCACGTGCTCGTGAACGGGCGGATTGTGAAGTCGGGCGGCAAAGACCTGGCCCTCGAACTCGAGGAAAAGGGCTACGACTGGGTGAAGGAAGCGTTCGCGGCCGCATCCGCGTAACGACGGAGAATAGTCATGCCTGCGCACACGCTCCCCCCCCAGCCTTCCAAGAGCCATTACATTACGGATATTGCCCGATTGGGCGCAGCCAGCGCGCCGGAACACGTTCGCTCGATTCGCGCCGCCGGCGCGGCAGCCTTTCAAACCACGGAATTCCCGCACATGCGGATGGAAGAGTGGCGGCACACGAATATCGGCCCCATCGTGAACACGCCATACAAGAGCCTGGTCGCGCCGGCGGAACACGGCCTCTGCCGCGCCGACGTGGCGCCGTTTCTCCTCGGAAGCCGCGGGTGGACGGAACTGGTTTTCGTCAATGGCTATTTTGCCGAGGACCTCTCGGTTCGCGCGGCGCTGCCCGAAGGCGCGGTAGCGGGCAGCCTGTGGGACGCACTGCTGCACGATTCGCCCGTGGCCGACGCGCACTTGAACCGGTATCTCGGGCCGCGCAGCATTTTTACTCATCTGAACTGCGCCATGCTGCAGGACGGCGCGTTTGTGTATGTCCCCAAAGACACCGCGATCGCCACACCGGTGCACCTCGTATTCGTCAGTACGGCGCAACGCGGCCCGCAGACCGCCGCGCACCCACGCGGCCTCTTCGTGGCCGACACCGGCGCCCAGGTCACGCTCGTGGAAAGCCACGTCTCTCTTGCGGGCGACATGCCCTATCTCGATAATCTCGTCGTCGAGGTGGCCATCGAGCCGAACGCCTCAGTTGACCATTACAAGTTGGTGAGAGCCGGCGCACAGGGCAGCCTGCTCGGCACGACGGAGGTTCATCAGGCCCGCGACAGCCGGTTCCGTTCGTCCGTGTTCGCGCTCGAAGGCGCTGTCGTGCGTAACCAGTTGTGTGTCGCCTTGGACGGCGACGGCGCGGAATGTGAGTTGCACGGGCTGATGCTCAACGACCGCGACCGGCTCGTGGACAATGCCGTCAGCATTACGCACGCGCAGCCTCATTGCCGGAGCCGAATCGCGTACAAGGGCATCCTTGAGGACCGGAGCCGGGGCGTGTTCCTCGGCAAGGTGCACGTACTGCCCGAGGCTCAGCAGACGGACTCGAACCAGCTCAGCAAGTACCTGCTGCTATCGGACAACGCGGTCATCGATACCAAGCCGCAGCTCGAGATTTACGCGGACGACGTGAAGTGCACGCACGGGGCAACCGTTGGCGCCCCGCCGGAACAGGTCATCTTCTATTTCCGGGCGCGCGGCGTAGATGAAGCTACTGCCCGCGGCATGTTAACCTACGGTTTTGCGGATGAAGTCGTAAGCGAAATCGCTCTCGAGTCCCTCCGGCAACGTCTGGAACAGTACGTGTTCCTTAAATACAGTCCACAACACTGACGGCGGCAATATGGCGACAGTCCACACATCCAGCATGGAAGCGGCGGTCATCAGGCCCCCATTTAACGTGGAGCACATACGCCGCGATTTCCCCATACTCGACGTGCGGGTCCACGGCCGGCCCATCGTCTATCTGGACAACGCGGCCACGAGCCAGAAGCCGCGCCAGGTTATCGACACGATTCAGCGCTTCTACACGCAAGAAAACGCAAACATCCATCGCGGGGTGCATCACCTGAGCCAAGTGGCCACCGACCACTACGAGCGCGCCCGCGAACGCATAGCCCGGTTCCTGGGCGCGACCGTCGGTTGCGAAATCCTGTTTACGCGCGGCGCCACCGAGGGCATCAACCTCATCGCCCAGACCTACGGGCGCGCGTTCATCAAGCCGGGCGACGAAATCCTCGTTTCGCACATGGAGCATCACTCGAATATCGTCCCTTGGCAGATGCTCTGCGAGGAAAAAGGCGCGAAACTGCGGGTTATCCCCATCACGGACGAAGGCGAACTGGTCATGGACGAGTTCGCGCGCCTGCTCAACGAGCGCACGAAGATCGTTTCCATCGTTCATGTTTCAAACGCACTCGGAACCGTGAACCCCGTTCCAGAGATCATTCGCGCAAGCCACGACGCGGGAGCCGTTGTGGTCGTTGACGGCGCGCAATCGGCCCCGCATATGCCCGTTAATATTCATGAAATGGGATGCGACTTCTTTGTCTGTTCCGGGCACAAGATGTGCGGGCCGACCGGCATAGGCGTGCTTTACGGCAAAGTCGAGCATCTCGAAAAGATGCCTCCGTATCAGGGCGGCGGCGACATGATCCTGTCCGTCACGTTCGAGAAGACGGTGTTCAACATCCTGCCGCACAAATACGAAGCGGGCACCCCGAACATCGAGGGCGTCATAGGTCTTGGCGCGGCTGTGGATTACCTCAGTGAAACCGGAATGGACGCCATCGCCGAGTACGAACTGGAACTGACCCAATACGGCACGCGCGTGCTCGAAGAAATCCCGGGTCTGCGCATGATCGGCACGGCGCGCGACAAGGCCGGCATCCTTTCCTTCACGCTCGAAGGAATTCACCCGCACGACATTGGCCAAATACTCAATGAAGAAGGCGTAGCCATCCGCGCGGGCCATCATTGCGCGCAGCCGGTTATGCAGCGTTTCGGCGTGCCCGCCACCGCGCGGGCTTCGCTTGCCTTCTACAATACCAGGGAGGAACTCGACGCGCTCGCCGCGGCGATACGGCAGGTCCAGAAGGTGTTTCACTGATGTCCGGGTCACGCGCGCTGTACGAGCAGGTCATACTTGATCACAACAAGAACCCCCGAAACTTCAAGATCATCGAGGACGCAGACCGCAGAATCGAGGGGTTTAATCCCCTGTGCGGCGACCACATCACCATCTTCCTCAAACTCGATGGCAACACCATCACCGACATCGGGCTGCAGGGCGTGGGTTGCGCCATCGCAAAGTCTTCCGCGTCGATCATGTCCACCGTGCTCAAGGGCAAGACCATTGACGAAGCGAAAGCCCTTTTTGACCGTTTCCACGCCATGGTAACCTCCCCGCCCGACACGCCCCTGGATGAAACCTCCCTGGGCAAGCTGGCCGTATTCGGGGGGGTCCGCGAGTTCCCTATCCGCATTAAGTGCGCCACCCTCGCGTGGCACGCCCTACTCGCCGCGATCAACGACAACGGCACGCAGGTCTCGACTGAATAGGCCGCGACCCGGCCGTCTTTGTCACACAGCAAGCAAATGTGCTAGAATCACATTGAATCCAGAAATATTGTGTTCTTGGTTCATTCCAGGCTGTGTGCCCGATTCGTCATAACATCAAGGGATTCAAGGGAATGGCGGATGTACTGAATGTCGAGACCGTGCCGACGCTCGAAGAGACGAAGCGCCGCATGCGAGAACGTCTCCGGGGAGTAATTCCCGATTTTGAGGTCGATTTCAAGGCTGGCATTGCGCATGAGATTCTCGAATTGAAACACGCACGTAATGCCGTCATTCTCGGTCATAATTATATGGAACCCGCCCTGTACCATTCCGTGCCGGACTACACGGGCGACTCGCTCCAGCTTTCCGCGGTCTCCGCGCAGACGGATGCCGATATCATCGTGTTCTGCGGCGTGTGGTTCATGGGCGAGACCGCAAAAATCCTGAATCCGGGGAAGACGGTTCTTGTGCCGTCCCGGCAGGCCGGCTGTTCGCTCGCGGCTGGAATTGAAGCCGCGGACGTCGTGAATCTCAAGAACCGTTTCCCGGGCGCGCCGGTCGTGACCTACGTGAACACCTACGCCGCGGTCAAGGCCGAATCGGATTACTGCTGTACCTCCGGCAACGCGGACAAAGTTGTCAGACACCTGCTCGGGCAGGGCCACAAACGCATCCTCTTTCTGCCGGACGAATACCTCGCTC is part of the Candidatus Hydrogenedentota bacterium genome and harbors:
- the nadA gene encoding quinolinate synthase NadA: MADVLNVETVPTLEETKRRMRERLRGVIPDFEVDFKAGIAHEILELKHARNAVILGHNYMEPALYHSVPDYTGDSLQLSAVSAQTDADIIVFCGVWFMGETAKILNPGKTVLVPSRQAGCSLAAGIEAADVVNLKNRFPGAPVVTYVNTYAAVKAESDYCCTSGNADKVVRHLLGQGHKRILFLPDEYLAHNTANELGIHFFSDRDEAAIAAAPTDEPVVIGWHSRCEVHELFSVEDVGNIRRQYPDAVILAHPECKPEVIELVDISGSTKAMADFVRANDSRRYALLTECSMGDNLVAEFPHREMVRACSLRCQHMNQVTLEQTLEALQHTQYEVELDPEVIERARLPIDRMLAIR
- the sufC gene encoding Fe-S cluster assembly ATPase SufC; amino-acid sequence: MLHIRNLHASVAGREILRGIDLKVNPGEVHAIMGPNGSGKSTLAQVLAGHEAYEVDEAAGGVTFLEQNLLEMPAEERARLGLFLAFQYPVEIMGITNSYFLRAALNEVRKSRGLEELDPMDFKGLLAEKMALINIDPGFAERFVNHGFSGGEKKRNEILQLAVLEPRLAILDETDSGLDIDALRIVSEGVNKLRSPNRSFIVVTHYQRLLNYIVPDFVHVLVNGRIVKSGGKDLALELEEKGYDWVKEAFAAASA
- the sufB gene encoding Fe-S cluster assembly protein SufB; the encoded protein is MSTRPDNLETARYTGTRVERSNQEVAELANREYKYGWTTEIESETLAKGLNEDVIRLISGKKGEPEWMLEWRLKAYAHWRNMTVPQWAKVRYEVPDFQEISYYSAPKALPAKKSLDEVDPKLLETFEKLGIPLVEQKRLSGVAVDAVFDSVSVATTHKDILAKRGIIFCSISEALREHGDLVRKYLGSVVPVNDNFYAALNSAVFSDGSFVYVPKGVKCPMDLSTYFRINAEKTGQFERTLIIAEEGAEVSYLEGCTAPMRDENQLHAAVVELVAHRDATIRYSTVQNWYAGDEEGRGGIFNFVTKRGTCLGANARISWTQVETGSAITWKYPSCILKGDNSVGEFYSVAMTTGRQQADTGTKMLHLGKDTRSTVISKTISAGRSDNSYRGLVRVMPKAANARNYTQCDSLLLGSTCGAHTFPYIDVRNTTASVEHEASTSKISEDQLFYCQTRAISPEDAISMVVNGFCKEVFDHLPMEFAVEATKLLSVSLEGSVG
- a CDS encoding SUF system NifU family Fe-S cluster assembly protein; amino-acid sequence: MSGSRALYEQVILDHNKNPRNFKIIEDADRRIEGFNPLCGDHITIFLKLDGNTITDIGLQGVGCAIAKSSASIMSTVLKGKTIDEAKALFDRFHAMVTSPPDTPLDETSLGKLAVFGGVREFPIRIKCATLAWHALLAAINDNGTQVSTE
- the sufD gene encoding Fe-S cluster assembly protein SufD, producing MPAHTLPPQPSKSHYITDIARLGAASAPEHVRSIRAAGAAAFQTTEFPHMRMEEWRHTNIGPIVNTPYKSLVAPAEHGLCRADVAPFLLGSRGWTELVFVNGYFAEDLSVRAALPEGAVAGSLWDALLHDSPVADAHLNRYLGPRSIFTHLNCAMLQDGAFVYVPKDTAIATPVHLVFVSTAQRGPQTAAHPRGLFVADTGAQVTLVESHVSLAGDMPYLDNLVVEVAIEPNASVDHYKLVRAGAQGSLLGTTEVHQARDSRFRSSVFALEGAVVRNQLCVALDGDGAECELHGLMLNDRDRLVDNAVSITHAQPHCRSRIAYKGILEDRSRGVFLGKVHVLPEAQQTDSNQLSKYLLLSDNAVIDTKPQLEIYADDVKCTHGATVGAPPEQVIFYFRARGVDEATARGMLTYGFADEVVSEIALESLRQRLEQYVFLKYSPQH
- a CDS encoding cysteine desulfurase, whose product is MATVHTSSMEAAVIRPPFNVEHIRRDFPILDVRVHGRPIVYLDNAATSQKPRQVIDTIQRFYTQENANIHRGVHHLSQVATDHYERARERIARFLGATVGCEILFTRGATEGINLIAQTYGRAFIKPGDEILVSHMEHHSNIVPWQMLCEEKGAKLRVIPITDEGELVMDEFARLLNERTKIVSIVHVSNALGTVNPVPEIIRASHDAGAVVVVDGAQSAPHMPVNIHEMGCDFFVCSGHKMCGPTGIGVLYGKVEHLEKMPPYQGGGDMILSVTFEKTVFNILPHKYEAGTPNIEGVIGLGAAVDYLSETGMDAIAEYELELTQYGTRVLEEIPGLRMIGTARDKAGILSFTLEGIHPHDIGQILNEEGVAIRAGHHCAQPVMQRFGVPATARASLAFYNTREELDALAAAIRQVQKVFH